In the genome of Lacerta agilis isolate rLacAgi1 chromosome 2, rLacAgi1.pri, whole genome shotgun sequence, one region contains:
- the LOC117042758 gene encoding LOW QUALITY PROTEIN: gastrula zinc finger protein XlCGF17.1-like (The sequence of the model RefSeq protein was modified relative to this genomic sequence to represent the inferred CDS: inserted 1 base in 1 codon), translated as MLAEGEGSKEEEEQKKLRGQDGGSKQERRQKQKPEGDSGTSQGGENQIHRVEKKHECTVCGKRFGKRSILTLHQKAHTGEKSYTCTVCGKSFSASRAHTRHQRTHTGEKPYTCSECGKSFSNSRSLTLHQRTHTGEKPYTCSECGKSFSHSHILTSHQRTHTGEKPYTCSECGKSFIQSGQLTSHQRTHTGEKPYECFECGKSFTRSSGLTLHQRTHTGEKPYTCSECGKSFCQSGKLTLHQRTHTGEKPYTCSECGKSFSQSGQLTSHQRTHTGEKPYKCYECQESFTHSSTLALHQRTHTGEKYICSECGKSFSQFGNLKSHQRIHTGEKPYTCLECGKSFSRSTTLTAHQRIHTGDKPYXCLQCGKSFSSSSHLTRLQITHTGSKS; from the exons ATGCTGGCAGAAGGGGAAGgatccaaagaggaggaggagcaaaagaAGCTGAGAGGTCAAGATGGAGGTAGCAAGCAAGAGAGGAGACAAAAGCAGAAGCCGGAGGGTGACTCTGGTACGTCTCAGGGTGGTGAAAATCAAATTCACAGAGTGGAGAAAAAGCatgaatgtacagtgtgtggaaagagatttggtAAACGCTCAATTCTTACTTTACATCAAAAAGCGCACACAGGGGAGAAATCGTATacatgtacagtgtgtggaaagagcttcagtgccAGTCGTGCCCATACtagacaccaaagaactcatacaggggagaaaccttatacatgttccgagtgtggaaagagcttcagtaataGTCGCAGCCTTACGTtgcatcaacgaactcatacaggggagaaaccgtatacatgttccgagtgcggaaagagcttcagtcatagtcaCATCCTTACGtcgcatcaacgaactcatacaggggagaaaccctatacatgttcagagtgtggaaagagcttcattcagagtGGCCAACTTACctcgcatcaaagaactcatacgggggagaaaccttatgaatgttttgaatgtggcaagagcttcacTCGAAGTAGTGGCCTTACCTtgcaccaaagaactcatacaggggagaaaccgtatacatgttcggagtgtggaaagagcttctgtcagaGTGGCAAACTTACCTtgcaccaaagaactcatacaggggagaaaccgtatacatgttcagagtgtggaaagagcttcagtcagagtggccAACTTACctcgcatcaaagaactcatacaggagagaaaccttataaatgttatGAATGTCAAGAGAGCTTCACGCACAGTAGTACCCTTGCCTTGCaccaacgaactcatacaggggagaagtatatatgttcagagtgtggaaagagcttcagtcagttTGGCAACCTTAAGTCGcatcaacgaattcatacaggggagaaaccgtatacatgtttggagtgtggaaagagcttcagtcggagtacTACCCTTACcgcacatcaaagaattcatacaggagacaAGCCTT AATGTTTgcagtgtgggaagagcttcagctcCAGTAGCCATCTTACTAGACTTCAAATAACTCACACAGGGAGTAAATCTTAG
- the LOC117042784 gene encoding zinc finger protein 678-like: MEEEEEEEAANISEAGQAQAAGKQRQPWQEMEQEVDSEEARCLSNVQVVENEVEPCVILPGLKHEDVKVNLKQKRVPTRERPHKCEQCGTSFNWKSNLTAHRRLHAGVKPYKHSRGGKSFCHTSKVAGRQRICTGEMLYKCDLCEKGFKRKSNLTAHRRIHTRETFHKCSECDHSFSNSTNLTAHQRTHTEKKLESGTSYASQASSVERKTIHTGGRPYKCSACEHSCSSSTNFIAHWRAHIEKPDCGVSSVPPSDFVGADTTRSVKKHFICSKCQTCFMSALSLGIHQLGHKEEVP; this comes from the exons atggaggaggaggaggaagaggaggctgcAAATATCTCTGAGGCAGGCCAGGCTCAGGCAGCTGGGAAACAGAGGCAGCCATGGCAGGAAATGGAACAGGAAGTCGACAGTGAGGAGGCCAGATGTCTGA GTAATGTGCAGGTAGTTGAGAATGAGGTAGAACCATGTGTGATTCTGCCAGGACTTAAGCATGAAGATGTAAAAGTGAACTTGAAACAGAAGAGAGTTCCTACGAGAGAGAGACCCCATAAATGTGAACAATGTGGGACAAGCTTCAATTGGAAGTCAAACCTTACTGCACATCGAAGACTCCATGCAGGGGTGAAGCCATATAAACACTCCAGGGGAGGAAAGAGCTTCTGTCATACATCAAAAGTTGCCGGAAGACAAAGAATTTGCACAGGAGAGATGCTCTATAAATGTGACCTATGTGAAAAGGGCTTCAAGAGGAAGTCGAACTTGACTGCACATCGAAGAATCCACACTAGAGAGACATTTCATAAATGCTCGGAATGTGACCACAGCTTCAGTAACAGCACAAACCTTACTGCACATCAGAGAACCCATACAGAGAAAAAGCTAGAGAGTGGCACCAGTTATGCTTCTCAAGCAAGCTCTGTTGAACGTAAAACAATCCACACTGGAGGGAGACCTTATAAATGCTCGGCATGTGAACATAGCTGCAGTAGCAGCACAAACTTCATTGCCCATTGGAGAGCCCACATAGAGAAGCCAGATTGTGGCGTAAGCTCTGTTCCTCCATCAGATTTTGTTGGAGCTGACACAACCCGCTCTGTAAAGAAACATTTTATATGCTCCAAATGTCAAACGTGTTTCATGTCTGCCTTAAGCCTTGGAATACATCAGCTGGGTCACAAGGAGGAGGTACCGTAG
- the LOC117042729 gene encoding zinc finger protein 501-like produces MVEQNYPSQDEPRRGKRSHTERKTHESIVPQSGFFTEQGEQPENRDALRASTEEKRNQRAESGGTSSGSRNNGNSPTCPTEVKRFTCLNCGTSFRNQKQFAAHQRIHTGQKPHKCAVCGKSFCTKSKLPEHIRTHTGEKPFKCSVCSKCFAQRSSLTRHQRIHTGGKPYKCAYCGKSIRVKSDLTRHERIHTGQKPFKCSVCKKSFGWQISLTLHKRTHTKEKPFKCSVCGKCFSQSSNLTRHQRIHKGERAHECSVCGKCFSQEANLTKHLKLHRRKTPFKSSLGRKSFTKSSNLPSQQMIRKKKYTCSAWRESYTKWSYLTKHKRIPHKAEKPYKCEGCRKCFSSKSVLIRHKRIIHRWNKVYVCSKCSQCFRSRRLLITHQGTHTTQKPFQCSECRKAFSQEANLLRHQRTHTGDKPYECPVCRKSFSESAALSRHTRSCHTGEKLHKCEQCGKSFTRKSDLKRHQKHHTRETPNQGSNLSEGLDDESRPHEGENAQRMETM; encoded by the coding sequence atggtggagCAGAACTACCCGAGTCAGGATGAaccaaggaggggaaagagaagccACACAGAACGGAAGACACATGAATCCATCGTTCCTCAAAGTGGCTTCTTCACTGAGCAAGGAGAACAACCAGAAAACAGAGATGCTTTGAGAGCGTCCACAGAGGAGAAAAGAAATCAAAGGGCAGAGTCTGGAGGAACAAGCAGTGGGAGCAGAAACAATGGAAACAGCCCCACATGCCCCACAGAGGTGAAGCGATTTACTTGTTTGAATTGTGGAACGAGCTTCAGGAATCAGAAGCAGTTTGCTGCCCATCAGAGGATTCACACAGGACAGAAACCACATAAATGTGCAgtctgtggaaagagcttctgcaCGAAATCAAAACTTCCTGAACATataagaactcacacaggggagaaacctttcaaATGTTCAGTGTGTAGTAAGTGTTTTGCTCAGAGGTCAAGCCTTACAagacatcaaagaattcacacgggggggaaaccatataaatgtgCATACTGTGGAAAGAGCATCCGTGTGAAATCAGACCTTACAAGACatgaaagaattcacacagggcaaaagcctttcaaatgttcagtGTGCAAGAAAAGCTTTGGTTGGCAAATAAGCCTTACATTACATAAAAGAACTCACACAAAggagaagcctttcaaatgttcagtGTGTGGTAAGTGTTTCTCTCAAAGCTCAAACCTTACTAGACATCAGAGAATTCACAAAGGTGAGAGAGCCCATGAATGCTCAGTGTGCGGTAAATGCTTCAGTCAGGAGGCAAACCTTACTAAACATCTAAAGCTTCATAGGAGGAAGACACCTTTTAAGTCATCACTGGGTAGAAAAAGCTTTACTAAGAGCTCAAATCTTCCTAGTCAACAAATGATTCGCAAAAAAAAGTATACATGTTCAGCTTGGAGGGAAAGCTATACTAAGTGGTCATACCTTACCAAACATAAAAGAATACCACACAAAGcagagaaaccctataaatgcgAAGGGTGTAGAAAATGTTTCAGTAGCAAGTCAGTCCTTATTAGACATAAGAGAATCATACACAGATGGAACAAAGTCTATGTATGTTCCAAGTGCAGTCAATGTTTCCGTTCAAGGAGACTGCTTATTACACATCAAGGAacccacacaacacaaaaacctTTTCAATGCTCCGAGTGTAGAAAAGCCTTCAGTCAGGAGGCAAATCTCCTTagacatcaaagaactcacacaggagacaaaCCCTACGAATGCCCTGTGTGTAGAAAAAGCTTCAGTGAGAGCGCAGCTCTTTCCAGACATACAAGGTCTtgccatacaggggagaaactgcACAAGTGTGaacaatgtggaaagagcttcactcgtaAATCAGACCTCAAGAGGCATCAAAAGCACCACACAAGGGAGACGcccaaccagggttcaaatctcagtGAAGGTTTAGATGATGAATCAAGACCTCATGAAGGTGAGAACGCACAGCGGATGGAAACCATGTAA
- the LOC117042481 gene encoding uncharacterized protein LOC117042481 codes for MMMFDTCKEPDLGIVYGEPIRPKPIIHKRTEGQKKAHPVEEEEDVPLFRGESFRASWEITVQTIPGAAEEQDVCIVGEENIWQFPHTSERKACLQETHSVEGPVHSKLDSSVPSEPPAQAVVDAAKGQDVCIVYEKGVLRKPTVRIRTGYPEEEDSEEDIDMPIPGRGDWKGPSESTFQPALVATKEQDSCIGYEEMVSQKPVFQGRAPNEATAQGGMDTGK; via the coding sequence ATGATGATGTTTGATACTTGCAAGGAGCCAGACCTGGGCATTGTCTATGGGGAACCCATCAGGCCAAAGCCCATCATTCATAAGAGAACGGAAGGTCAGAAGAAAGCCCACCcagtcgaggaggaggaggatgtgccCCTTTTTCGTGGGGAAAGTTTCAGAGCCTCCTGGGAAATCACGGTACAGACAATTCCTGGTGCTGCTGAGGAGCAGGATGTGTGCATTGTAGGTGAGGAAAACATCTGGCAGTTCCCCCATACCAGCGAGAGAAAGGCATGTTTGCAGGAAACCCACTCAGTGGAGGGTCCCGTTCACAGCAAACTAGACTCCAGTGTCCCCAGTGAACCTCCAGCCCAGGCTGTTGTTGATGCTGCTAAGGGACAAGACGTCTGCATTGTGTATGAGAAAGGTGTCCTACGAAAGCCCACCGTCCGTATCAGAACTGGGTATCCtgaggaagaagactcagaggagGATATAGATATGCCTATTCCTGGCAGAGGAGATTGGAAAGGGCCCAGTGAATCCACCTTCCAACCCGCTCTTGTTGCCACCAAGGAACAAGACTCCTGCATTGGGTATGAGGAAATGGTTAGTCAGAAGCCCGTTTTTCAAGGAAGGGCCCCCAATGAAGCCACAGCTCAGGGAGGTATGGATACTGGTAAGTAG
- the LOC117042482 gene encoding zinc finger protein 665-like, protein MMTLDTCKEPDLCIVYGEPIRPKPIIHKRTEGQKKAHPVEEEEDVPLFRGGSFRASWEITVQTIPGAAEEQDVCIVGEENIWQFPNTCERKACLQETHSVEGPVHSKLDSSVPIEPPAQTVVDATARMMMFDTCKEPDLGIVYGEPIRPKPIIHKRARPVEEEEEEEDVPLPRGGGCKSPWEITGQTIPGAAKEQGVCAVGEENIWQCPNTGERKACLQETHSVEGPVHSKLDSSVPSEPPAQAVVDAAKGQDICIAYEQGVLQKSTVRIRTGYPEEDGSEEDIDKPIASGGDWKGPNESTFQPALVATEEQDTRFGYEEMVCQKPIFQGRGPSEPTAQRHMCAGVVQWTENRRKSLRKAQDEMVEQNYLSQDGPRTEKRSHTERKTHESIIPRSGFFTEQGEQPEDRDALRASTEQKRIQRAESGGASSGSRNNGNGPTCPTGVKRFTCLECGRSFRYQSKFARHQIIHTGEKPHKCAYCGKSFRTKSNLTGHERFHTGEKPHKCAYCGKSFCMKWDLKVHERIHTGGKPFKCTVCEKSFTLSSHLTIHIRTHTGEKPFKCSVCSKCFAQKPNLTRHERIHTGEKPFKCSVCKKSFIWQTSLTAHKRTHTGEKPFKCPVCSKCFSQRSHFTNHQRIHKGERAHECSVCGKCFSQEANLTKHLKLHRRKTPFKSSLGRKSFTKSSNLPSQQMIRKKKYTGSAWRESYAKWSYLTKHKRIPHKAEKPYKCEGCRKCFSSKSVLIRHKRIIHRWNKVYVCSKCSQCFRSRRLLITHQGTHTAQKPFQCSECRKAFSQEANLLRHQRTHTGDKPYECPVCRKSFSESTGLSRHTGTRSCHTGEKLHKCEQCGKSFTHKSDLKRHQKHHTRETPNQGSNLSESLGDGSRPHEGENAQRMETM, encoded by the exons ATGATGACTCTTGATACTTGCAAGGAGCCAGACCTGTGCATTGTCTATGGGGAACCCATCAGGCCAAAGCCCATCATCCATAAGAGAACGGAAGGTCAGAAGAAAGCCCACCcagtcgaggaggaggaggatgtgccCCTTTTTCGTGGAGGAAGTTTCAGAGCCTCCTGGGAAATCACAGTACAGACAATTCCTGGTGCTGCTGAGGAGCAGGATGTGTGCATTGTGGGTGAGGAAAACATCTGGCAGTTCCCCAACACCTGCGAGAGAAAGGCATGTTTGCAGGAAACCCACTCAGTGGAGGGTCCCGTTCACAGCAAACTAGACTCCAGTGTCCCCATTGAACCTCCAGCCCAGACCGTTGTTGATGCCACAGCCAGGATGATGATGTTTGACACTTGCAAGGAGCCAGACCTGGGCATTGTCTATGGTGAACCCATCAGGCCAAAGCCCATCATCCATAAGAGAGCCCGCCcagtcgaggaggaggaggaggaggaggatgtaccCCTTCCTCGTGGAGGAGGTTGCAAATCTCCCTGGGAAATCACAGGGCAGACAATTCCTGGTGCTGCTaaggagcagggtgtgtgtgctgtaggTGAGGAAAACATCTGGCAGTGCCCCAACACCGGCGAGAGAAAGGCGTGTTTGCAGGAAACCCACTCAGTGGAGGGTCCCGTTCACAGCAAACTAGACTCCAGTGTCCCCAGTGAACCTCCAGCCCAGGCTGTTGTTGATGCAGCTAAGGGACAAGACATCTGCATTGCGTATGAACAAGGTGTCCTACAAAAGTCCACCGTCCGTATCAGAACTGGGTATCCTGAGGAAGACGGCTCAGAGGAGGATATAGATAAGCCTATTGCTAGCGGGGGAGATTGGAAAGGCCCCAATGAATCCACCTTCCAACCCGCTCTTGTTGCCACCGAGGAACAAGACACCCGCTTTGGGTATGAGGAAATGGTCTGTCAGAAGCCCATTTTTCAAGGAAGAGGCCCCAGTGAACCCACAGCCCAGAGACATATGTGTGCAG GTGTTGTGCAGTGGACAGAGAACAGAAGGAAATCTTTGCGGAAAgcacaggatgagatggtggagCAGAACTACCTGAGTCAGGATGGACCAAGGACGGAAAAGAGAAGCCACACAGAACGGAAGACACATGAATCCATCATTCCTCGAAGTGGCTTCTTCACTGAGCAAGGAGAGCAACCGGAAGACAGAGATGCTTTGAGAGCGTCCACAGAGCAGAAAAGAATTCAAAGGGCAGAGTCTGGAGGAGCAAGCAGTGGGAGCAGAAACAATGGAAACGGCCCCACATGCCCTACAGGGGTGAAGCGATTTACttgtttggagtgtggaaggagcttcaggtaTCAGAGTAAGTTTGCTCGACACCAGATcattcacacaggagaaaaaccacataaatgtgcatactgtggaaagagcttccgcaCGAAATCAAACCTTACAGGACATGAAAGatttcacacaggggaaaaaccacataaatgtgcatactgtggaaagagcttctgcaTGAAATGGGACCTTAAGGTACatgaaagaattcacacagggggaAAGCCTTTCAAATGTACAGTGTGCGAGAAAAGCTTTACTTTGAGCTCACACCTTACCATACATataagaactcacacaggggagaaacctttcaaATGTTCAGTGTGTAGTAAGTGTTTTGCTCAGAAGCCAAACCTTACTAGACatgaaagaattcacacaggggaaaagccTTTCAAATGCTCAGTGTGTAAGAAAAGCTTTATTTGGCAAACAAGCCTTACTGCACataaaagaactcacacaggggagaagcctttcaaatgtCCAGTGTGTAGTAAGTGTTTTTCTCAAAGGTCGCACTTTACTAATCATCAAAGGATTCACAAAGGTGAGAGAGCCCATGAATGCTCAGTGTGCGGTAAATGCTTCAGTCAGGAGGCAAACCTTACCAAACATCTAAAGCTTCATAGGAGGAAGACACCTTTTAAGTCATCACTGGGTAGAAAAAGCTTTACTAAGAGCTCAAATCTTCCTAGTCAACAAATGATTCGCAAAAAAAAGTATACAGGTTCAGCTTGGAGGGAAAGCTATGCTAAGTGGTCATACCTTACCAAACATAAAAGAATACCACACAAAGcagagaaaccctataaatgcgAAGGGTGTAGAAAATGTTTCAGTAGCAAGTCAGTCCTTATTAGACATAAGAGAATCATACACAGATGGAACAAAGTCTATGTATGTTCCAAGTGTAGTCAATGTTTCCGTTCAAGGAGACTTCTTATTACACATCAAGGAACCCACACAGCACAGAAACCTTTTCAATGCTCAGAGTGTAGAAAGGCCTTCAGTCAGGAGGCAAATCTCCTTagacatcaaagaactcacacaggagacaaaCCCTACGAATGCCCTGTGTGTAGAAAAAGCTTCAGTGAGAGCACAGGTCTTTCCAGACATACCGGTACAAGGTCttgtcatacaggggagaaactgcATAAGTGTGaacaatgtggaaagagcttcactcataAATCAGACCTCAAGAGGCATCAAAAGCACCACACAAGGGAGACGcccaaccagggttcaaatctcagtGAGAGTTTAGGTGATGGATCGAGACCTCATGAAGGTGAGAACGCACAGCGGATGGAAACCATGTAA